The DNA region CCGCGAGCTGGTTCTCTGAGCTGCACACCGACCGATCGCTTCTTGGCCCGCGCCAACGAAGCGGGTTCGTCCGAGACCTTCTCGCGCGCTCCAGGCCCGATCCTGCCCACGGCGTTGTAGATCGGTGCATACTTCGGCTCGCGCTCGCCCGGCTTGAGCCGCAGCCGCACGTCGGGCCGCTGGGCGTAGGCCTTCTGTAGCGCAAGCATCTCATTTAGTCGTGTGGGATTGGAAGCGGCCAAGTCGTGGGTTTCGCTGCGGTCGTCGGTCAAATCATAGAGTTGCCACGGCTGGTCGTAGGCGGTTACCATCCGCCAGCCGCCGTCGACGATCGCCATGTTGTTGAACAGCGAGAAGTAGAGCGGCTTAGGGGCGAGTCGCTCTCCCGCGGTCAGCACTTGCGCGAACGAGCGGCCCGGCAGTGGCGGATGCTCTTTGCCGCGAAAGTCGCGTGGGTACCGGGCGCCGGCGAGCTCGATCAACGTCGGGAGGACATCGGTGATGTGCAGCGGCTGATCCTCGAACGCCGCTCTTGGCTCAATGGCGCTCGGCCAGCTCGCAATGAAGGGTGTCGTCACACCGCCACTGTGCTGCGTCCGCTTGTAGTACTTCAGTGGGGTGTTCGATGCGTGCGCCCAACCGACGCCGGTATTCCAGGTTGTGTTGGGCGTGCCGAACTCGCCGCGGCGAACTCGGTCGTTCGGGCTGGCGCCGTTGTCGTTCATAAAGATGACGAGCGTGTTGTCGGCGACGCCCAGTTCATTCAACGTATGCGTCAGCCTGCCAACGCCCTGGTCAACGCAGTCGACCATTGCGGCGTAGGTCGCCATGCGGAGGTCTTCGAAATCGCGTGATTTCACGTCGAGCGAGTTCCAGGCCGGGATGTTCGCCGGTCGGTCGGGGAAGTTCCAACCAGGCCCCGCCAGCCCGAGTGCTTGCTGCTTGGCAAAGCGCGCTTTGCGGATCTCGTCCCAACCCGACAGGTATTTCCCGCGGTACTTAGCGACCTGGTCTGCGGGCGCCTGGATCGGCGAGTGGGGCGCGTTGTAGGCCAGGTAGAGGAAGAACGGCTGGTCCGGGTGTGCGGCGTGCTCTTGGCGGATGAACTTGTCTGCGTAGTCGGTCAGCGCGGTGGTGACGTAGAAGTCCTCCTTGGGCACGGGCCAGGGACGGCCGTCGAGAGTGAAAGAATCATCGCCCAGAAAGAAGTTCGTGCCTCCCCCCATAAAGCCAAAATGACGGTCGAATCCGCGTTCGAACGGCACGCCTGCGCAGTGCCATTTGCCGACCATCATCGTTCGGTAGCCCGCGGTCTGGAGGACCTCGCCGAAGTTGGGGCTGTCTTTCCTGACCGCGACGTTGGGGTAGTAGGTCCAGAACTGGTGCCCCGTGGTGAGCGCCGCGCGGCTCGGCTCGCATTTGCCACAGTTGTAGAACTGTGAGAACTTGAGTCCGCCGCGAGCCAAAGCGTCGATACTCGGCGTTTCAATCTCTCCGCCGTAGCAGCCGACGTCTGAGAACCCCATGTCGTCCGTGATGATCAGCACGACGTTGGGACGGGGCGCCTCGGCCGCCAAAGCAATACGCCCGGCAAAACCAAGTCCAAACAACAGGAGGGCGGCAAGGATACAGAGTCTGGCGTGCATCGACTGAATTGCTTCCATGGAGGCCCCTACTGGTAAACACCGATCATCGGCGCCAATTCGCCGTGCGGTTGCTCCGAGAGATCTTGGTTACCACGCCATCGGTTTCGAGAGAAGCGATATGCGTCAATTCCGAATCGACGATGAGACCGATCCGCATAACTGGTAGGTTAACGATGCCCGCAGAGACGTTCAATGGAAAGTTTGCCAAGAGCTGGGGCGCCACACTTCTACAGGGCAACCTCCGCCGCCTGCTCAGTGAATCGGCGCATCCAGGAGTGGACGCAGCCGGGCGTGTTCGGCAATGCGTGTCGCGGCGCGATATTGAAACGCTAGAATGGCCCCAATCAGATCGGCTAGGATCGGCAGAGCCTCCACGGGTCAATGACCAAGCCGCCGACGAAAAGTAGATAGACTGGCAAAAATAAGACCGATCGCGGTAGTCTTGA from Pirellulimonas nuda includes:
- a CDS encoding arylsulfatase, which translates into the protein MEAIQSMHARLCILAALLLFGLGFAGRIALAAEAPRPNVVLIITDDMGFSDVGCYGGEIETPSIDALARGGLKFSQFYNCGKCEPSRAALTTGHQFWTYYPNVAVRKDSPNFGEVLQTAGYRTMMVGKWHCAGVPFERGFDRHFGFMGGGTNFFLGDDSFTLDGRPWPVPKEDFYVTTALTDYADKFIRQEHAAHPDQPFFLYLAYNAPHSPIQAPADQVAKYRGKYLSGWDEIRKARFAKQQALGLAGPGWNFPDRPANIPAWNSLDVKSRDFEDLRMATYAAMVDCVDQGVGRLTHTLNELGVADNTLVIFMNDNGASPNDRVRRGEFGTPNTTWNTGVGWAHASNTPLKYYKRTQHSGGVTTPFIASWPSAIEPRAAFEDQPLHITDVLPTLIELAGARYPRDFRGKEHPPLPGRSFAQVLTAGERLAPKPLYFSLFNNMAIVDGGWRMVTAYDQPWQLYDLTDDRSETHDLAASNPTRLNEMLALQKAYAQRPDVRLRLKPGEREPKYAPIYNAVGRIGPGAREKVSDEPASLARAKKRSVGVQLREPARGR